From Crassaminicella indica, one genomic window encodes:
- a CDS encoding tyrosine-type recombinase/integrase: protein MKTSQEIMISFLSRLEKEKTKEDYKRDLQSFIEFIGKSFLDANLEDCKKYITDLKQKVSKKKIAITTAEKLYSQLYSFFNYLEENHYISYNHFKNISKPTASRNISKEKIITWESLDKLISILKTYNLRDYSILMLIFTSGLTLNEAVNLKWNQFVIDDNENVGIIFTTKRGKRYTKVHKDIWELLQKYKNNLSGLVTQDSYVFLNNRGNKITGRWIRMVLKKACIEAELDHEYTPRDLRHTLAAYALKKGASSKQVKQQLGWSSSSLAQRYLYTIQQLEDNAIDYLNFSLKKDDCSK, encoded by the coding sequence ATGAAAACAAGCCAAGAGATTATGATTTCATTTTTATCAAGATTAGAAAAAGAAAAAACAAAAGAAGATTACAAAAGAGATTTACAAAGCTTTATAGAATTTATTGGAAAGAGTTTCCTAGATGCAAACCTTGAAGATTGTAAAAAATATATAACAGATCTTAAACAAAAAGTCTCTAAAAAAAAGATTGCTATAACAACAGCAGAAAAATTATATAGTCAATTATACAGCTTTTTTAATTATTTAGAAGAAAATCATTATATTTCATATAATCATTTTAAAAACATTTCTAAACCAACAGCATCAAGAAATATATCAAAAGAAAAAATTATCACATGGGAAAGCCTAGATAAACTTATTTCTATACTAAAAACATACAATTTGAGAGATTATTCTATTTTAATGTTAATTTTCACATCTGGTCTAACTTTAAACGAAGCAGTCAATCTTAAATGGAATCAATTTGTCATTGATGATAACGAAAATGTTGGTATTATATTTACAACAAAACGAGGCAAAAGATACACAAAAGTTCATAAAGACATATGGGAGCTTCTGCAAAAATATAAAAATAACTTGTCAGGTTTAGTTACACAAGATAGCTACGTTTTTTTAAATAATAGAGGTAATAAAATAACAGGAAGGTGGATAAGAATGGTACTCAAAAAAGCATGTATAGAAGCAGAGTTAGACCATGAATACACCCCAAGAGATTTAAGACATACATTAGCAGCATATGCTCTTAAAAAGGGAGCTTCTTCTAAACAAGTAAAGCAGCAACTAGGATGGAGTAGCTCAAGCCTTGCTCAAAGATATTTATATACCATTCAACAATTAGAGGATAATGCTATTGATTATTTAAACTTTAGTTTGAAAAAGGATGATTGTTCAAAATAA
- a CDS encoding site-specific integrase: MNIVQPIRDKNKIEDMKNELLKSGYKNYLLFVAGINTGLRISDLLKLKVSDVRNRTHILLQEKKTGKEKRFLINNQLRKDFEVYIKNMRDAEYLFQSRKGKNKPISRVQAYRILNNAAKAVGINEVGTHTLRKTFGYWHYQIYKDVAILQDIFNHSAPSVTLRYIGINQDIKDKTIEDFYL, from the coding sequence ATGAATATTGTACAACCAATAAGAGATAAAAATAAAATAGAAGATATGAAAAATGAACTTCTAAAATCAGGATATAAAAACTATCTACTTTTTGTTGCAGGGATCAATACAGGACTAAGAATCAGTGATTTATTAAAGCTAAAAGTATCAGATGTAAGAAATAGAACACATATCCTTCTGCAAGAAAAAAAGACGGGGAAAGAAAAGAGATTTCTAATCAACAATCAATTAAGAAAAGACTTTGAAGTGTACATAAAAAATATGAGAGATGCAGAATATTTGTTTCAAAGCAGAAAAGGGAAGAACAAACCTATTTCAAGAGTACAAGCATATAGAATACTAAACAACGCTGCTAAAGCAGTTGGTATTAACGAAGTAGGAACTCATACTTTAAGAAAAACATTTGGTTATTGGCATTATCAAATATATAAAGATGTAGCAATATTACAGGATATTTTTAATCATTCAGCGCCTAGCGTTACTTTAAGGTATATTGGTATTAACCAAGATATCAAAGATAAAACGATAGAGGATTTTTATTTATAA
- a CDS encoding tyrosine-type recombinase/integrase has translation MDKTIIKIHNKSDRPDNIVQKENEIIEKCLEIEAALPIFMQDFFIYLKNSVALSTRLAYLQDIFFFCKYLTSETNLTKALKIKDITIEDFNSIKARDINRFLGDFCTRYTVKENNTVVIMENHNRALARKKSSLTVLFKFLFRDELIKNNITDGFNPIRLPKPQPDAIKRLEIDEVAKMLDVVDTGNGLTEKELIYWEKTKLRDKAILVLFVTYGLRLKELQQLNISSFNFSRGDFKIYRKRGKEVNMPLNKSVEKVILDYIQLERVSDDVVSEKHKDALFLSLQKTRMTEKSIRQLVKKYSSIALGTTKENGYSPHKLRATAATSLIQNGFSIYDVQNLLDHDNVTTTQLYAAHKKNVKREIVHRFEWLDEYDKKSGSKI, from the coding sequence ATGGACAAAACAATTATCAAGATACATAATAAATCAGACCGACCAGATAATATTGTACAAAAAGAAAATGAAATAATAGAAAAATGTCTAGAAATAGAAGCTGCTTTGCCAATTTTTATGCAGGATTTTTTTATTTATTTAAAAAATAGTGTCGCTTTATCAACAAGACTTGCATACCTACAAGATATATTTTTCTTCTGTAAATACTTAACATCAGAAACAAATCTTACAAAAGCTCTAAAAATAAAAGATATAACCATTGAAGACTTCAATTCCATAAAAGCAAGAGATATCAATCGATTTTTAGGAGATTTTTGCACACGATATACAGTAAAAGAAAATAATACCGTAGTAATTATGGAAAACCACAATCGAGCACTAGCAAGGAAGAAATCTTCATTAACTGTATTATTTAAATTCTTATTTAGAGATGAATTAATCAAAAATAATATTACGGATGGGTTCAATCCTATACGCCTTCCCAAACCACAGCCAGATGCAATCAAAAGACTTGAAATTGATGAAGTAGCAAAAATGCTAGATGTAGTAGATACTGGAAATGGTTTAACCGAAAAAGAACTTATTTATTGGGAAAAAACTAAATTGAGAGATAAAGCCATTTTAGTATTATTTGTTACCTATGGTTTAAGACTAAAGGAACTCCAGCAGCTTAATATATCGTCTTTCAATTTTAGCCGTGGAGATTTTAAAATCTACAGAAAAAGAGGAAAAGAAGTAAACATGCCCTTAAATAAATCCGTAGAAAAAGTTATTTTAGACTATATTCAATTAGAAAGAGTTTCTGATGATGTTGTATCTGAAAAACATAAGGATGCTTTGTTTTTATCTTTACAAAAAACAAGAATGACAGAAAAAAGTATCCGACAGCTTGTTAAAAAATATTCCTCCATTGCACTAGGAACAACAAAAGAAAATGGATATAGCCCTCATAAATTAAGAGCTACTGCTGCTACTTCACTCATTCAAAATGGTTTTTCTATTTATGATGTTCAAAATTTGCTTGATCATGACAATGTAACAACTACTCAATTATATGCTGCACACAAGAAAAATGTAAAAAGAGAAATTGTACATAGATTTGAATGGCTTGATGAATATGATAAAAAAAGTGGTTCTAAGATATAG
- the lexA gene encoding transcriptional repressor LexA translates to MSYNISKQQEKILNYIKNEVKTKGYPPSVREICKAVGLKSPSTVHGHLSKLEKNGYIRRDPTKPRAIEILADDSNIIPTKEIIQVPIVGKVTAGQPILAVENIEDSFPVPRDFIDDNNYFMLIIKGTSMINAGILDGDYVLVKQQQVAHNGDIVVAMIEDEATVKKFYKEKDYIRLQPENPSMNPIITKDVRILGLVKGVFRKL, encoded by the coding sequence TTGTCATACAATATTTCAAAACAACAAGAAAAAATTCTTAATTATATAAAAAACGAAGTTAAAACAAAAGGTTATCCTCCTTCAGTTCGAGAAATATGTAAAGCTGTTGGTTTGAAATCCCCTTCTACTGTTCATGGACATTTATCCAAACTTGAGAAGAATGGTTATATTAGGCGAGATCCTACAAAACCTAGAGCAATAGAAATATTAGCAGATGATTCAAATATAATCCCTACAAAAGAAATTATTCAAGTACCTATTGTAGGAAAAGTCACCGCTGGTCAACCTATTTTAGCTGTTGAAAATATTGAAGATTCTTTCCCTGTACCACGTGATTTTATAGATGACAATAACTATTTTATGTTAATCATAAAAGGAACTAGCATGATTAACGCAGGAATATTAGATGGAGATTATGTTCTTGTAAAACAGCAACAAGTTGCACATAACGGTGATATTGTAGTAGCTATGATTGAAGATGAAGCAACAGTAAAAAAATTTTACAAAGAAAAAGATTATATTCGATTACAGCCTGAAAATCCTTCTATGAATCCTATTATTACAAAAGATGTTCGAATTTTAGGTTTAGTAAAAGGAGTCTTTAGGAAATTGTAA
- a CDS encoding MBL fold metallo-hydrolase, with protein sequence MKITTIIENSLGNNQNLHNEHGLSFFIETPEGNILFDTGKTGDFIENAKALGIDLKKTDVLALSHAHYDHCGGVRKFLEHFDVQPEFYISENFFKNSNKYYCSDEKQNLDFTADDSGCRYIGINFDESFIKEKQLKIKYVNRDIVKVRENVYIFTNFERIYDFEELNPHMRFKRGNEYLLDHFDDEITLGLDTQKGLIILLGCSHPGVLNIVDTIAKRTGKNIYGIIGGTHLVEADEERINKTIEKLKEKNIKMIGVSHCTGEKAIQIFKENCDNFFVNNTGTILEL encoded by the coding sequence ATGAAGATTACAACGATCATAGAGAATTCTTTAGGGAATAATCAAAATCTACACAATGAACACGGACTTTCTTTTTTTATTGAAACACCAGAGGGAAATATTTTATTTGATACAGGAAAAACAGGAGATTTTATTGAAAATGCAAAAGCATTAGGTATTGATTTAAAAAAGACAGATGTTTTAGCGCTTAGTCATGCACATTATGATCACTGTGGAGGGGTTAGAAAATTTTTGGAGCATTTTGATGTTCAACCAGAATTTTATATAAGTGAAAATTTTTTTAAAAATAGTAATAAATATTATTGTTCAGATGAAAAGCAAAATTTAGATTTTACTGCAGATGATTCAGGATGTAGATATATCGGAATTAATTTTGATGAATCGTTTATAAAAGAAAAACAATTAAAGATTAAGTATGTAAATCGTGATATAGTGAAGGTTCGTGAAAATGTATATATTTTTACGAACTTTGAAAGAATATATGATTTTGAAGAGTTAAATCCACATATGCGATTTAAAAGAGGAAATGAATATTTATTAGATCATTTTGATGATGAAATAACTTTAGGATTAGACACTCAAAAAGGATTGATTATTTTATTAGGTTGTTCTCATCCTGGTGTTCTGAATATAGTGGATACAATTGCTAAAAGAACAGGAAAGAATATTTATGGGATTATTGGTGGAACTCATCTTGTAGAAGCTGATGAAGAGCGTATAAATAAAACAATAGAAAAATTAAAAGAAAAAAATATTAAGATGATTGGTGTATCTCATTGTACTGGTGAAAAAGCAATTCAAATATTTAAGGAAAATTGTGATAATTTTTTTGTAAATAATACAGGAACTATTTTAGAATTATAA